A genome region from candidate division WOR-3 bacterium includes the following:
- a CDS encoding N-6 DNA methylase translates to MFKDYRIEDIKENALKILFGIDNEPRATALCKVNMVIHGDGSANVYTRNVLLPLDNLPLPFIKEPYILRDQGCTAESLKENYGVDFIITNPPFSLEIRQDQYNHFKMKEILNFKKGITNASECLFAERWYQLLNPNGRLGAVLPFSLLIVTNISKQDYYFYVILE, encoded by the coding sequence ATTTTTAAAGATTATCGGATTGAAGATATAAAAGAAAATGCATTAAAAATTCTTTTTGGTATAGATAATGAACCAAGAGCTACAGCTTTGTGTAAAGTAAACATGGTTATTCATGGCGATGGCTCGGCTAATGTATATACAAGAAACGTTCTTCTTCCATTAGATAATTTACCTTTACCATTCATAAAAGAGCCTTATATTTTGAGAGACCAAGGTTGCACTGCGGAAAGTTTAAAAGAAAATTATGGAGTAGATTTTATTATAACTAATCCACCCTTTAGTTTAGAAATAAGACAGGACCAATATAATCATTTTAAGATGAAAGAAATTCTAAATTTCAAGAAGGGTATTACTAATGCGTCAGAATGCCTTTTTGCTGAAAGATGGTATCAATTGCTAAATCCAAATGGAAGATTGGGAGCTGTTTTACCATTCTCGCTTTTGATAGTGACGAATATTTCAAAGCAAGATTATTATTTTTATGTTATTTTAGAATAG